From the Natrarchaeobaculum aegyptiacum genome, one window contains:
- a CDS encoding glutaredoxin family protein codes for MDFPPNQGLDQDEVNEQVETTIEENEVVLFMKGTKLMPQCGYSRRALGLIDQYCDEYETVDVLESLAEYRNALEAHSGWETIPQTYVDGEFVGGSDILAELEERGELAATLDAE; via the coding sequence ATGGACTTCCCACCGAACCAGGGGCTCGATCAGGACGAAGTAAACGAGCAGGTCGAGACGACCATCGAAGAAAACGAGGTCGTCCTCTTCATGAAGGGAACGAAGCTCATGCCGCAGTGTGGCTACTCGCGGCGCGCACTGGGGCTCATCGACCAGTACTGTGACGAGTACGAGACCGTCGACGTCCTCGAGTCCCTCGCCGAATATCGCAACGCACTCGAGGCCCACAGCGGCTGGGAGACCATCCCCCAGACGTACGTCGACGGCGAGTTCGTCGGCGGCTCTGACATCCTCGCGGAACTCGAGGAACGCGGCGAACTGGCCGCGACGCTCGACGCGGAGTAG
- a CDS encoding DUF6691 family protein: protein MSAQHEQHPLFLPLVFVGGLIFGFGLGFSHMAQPEVVLNFLQLSDLGLLFVMGGAAVVTGLTFFGITFVRGDAPLTGAPYARRLKSLDRNVVFGGAIFGVGWGLSGICPGAAYASLGVGNVVILYGIAGMFVGAYLQGVVRSSPLGEDSSASAAD from the coding sequence ATGAGCGCCCAGCACGAACAGCACCCGCTGTTCCTCCCGCTCGTGTTCGTCGGCGGGCTGATATTCGGGTTCGGCCTCGGATTCAGCCACATGGCCCAGCCGGAGGTCGTCCTCAACTTCCTCCAGCTGTCGGACCTCGGACTGCTGTTCGTCATGGGCGGGGCGGCGGTCGTCACCGGGCTGACTTTCTTCGGGATCACATTCGTCCGCGGGGACGCGCCGCTGACAGGTGCGCCCTACGCCCGCCGGCTCAAATCGCTCGACCGTAACGTCGTCTTCGGCGGCGCCATCTTCGGCGTCGGATGGGGGCTCTCCGGCATCTGCCCGGGAGCCGCCTACGCCAGCCTCGGCGTCGGCAACGTCGTGATCCTCTACGGCATCGCCGGCATGTTCGTCGGCGCGTACCTCCAGGGCGTCGTCCGCTCGAGCCCGCTCGGCGAGGACTCGAGTGCGTCGGCAGCCGACTGA
- a CDS encoding DUF7110 family protein, producing MSTEESSHVYRLHSTLELPLEDLREHIDEAEYPDGVDDVEITRRNNTLILKAVAEDTSVSKYTPTAQLKASVTENRVYEEDPDERRNSFRWDEEEEEEIESELVEFAAFKGDRETVLQNSLLQYEMFLVLCDIAEAAEKGTLTAISQQGGELEATRIVEGEPRPANIEVVEGPRDHGSGESGVNWRDNKFISD from the coding sequence ATGTCAACAGAGGAATCCAGTCACGTATATCGGTTGCATTCGACGCTCGAACTCCCGCTCGAAGATCTTCGAGAACACATCGACGAGGCGGAGTATCCCGACGGCGTCGACGACGTCGAGATCACGCGGCGAAACAACACGCTCATCCTCAAAGCCGTCGCCGAGGACACCTCGGTCAGCAAGTACACGCCGACGGCCCAGTTGAAAGCGAGCGTCACCGAAAACCGCGTCTACGAAGAGGACCCCGACGAGCGACGCAACTCCTTCCGCTGGGACGAAGAGGAAGAAGAGGAGATCGAATCCGAACTCGTCGAGTTCGCGGCGTTCAAGGGCGACCGTGAGACCGTCCTCCAGAACTCGCTGTTGCAGTACGAGATGTTCCTCGTCCTCTGTGACATCGCCGAAGCCGCCGAGAAAGGGACCTTGACGGCCATCTCCCAGCAAGGTGGCGAACTCGAGGCGACCCGGATCGTCGAGGGCGAACCGCGACCAGCGAACATCGAAGTCGTCGAAGGACCGCGCGATCACGGCTCCGGGGAAAGCGGGGTCAACTGGCGGGACAACAAGTTCATCAGCGACTAA